The following are encoded together in the Lactuca sativa cultivar Salinas chromosome 1, Lsat_Salinas_v11, whole genome shotgun sequence genome:
- the LOC111885976 gene encoding uncharacterized protein LOC111885976, producing MAVGVNGVVGKPMIRDFHIFIRRSLRDIFRKVSNFALEVKIGSLHTVVSDKEYGIITNCLVMTLGEQPNLPPPFRDINSDNSDTIRLLADKVKMTSQVFL from the exons ATGGCTGTTGGAGTAAATGGTGTTGTAGGGAAGCCAATGATACGTGACTTTCATATCTTTATCAGGCGCAGTTTAAGAGACATTTTTCGCAAAGTTTCAAATTTTGCCTTGGAAGTGAAG ATAGGCTCATTGCATACCGTGGTGTCTGACAAAGAATATGGTATTATTACCAACTGTCTTGTCATGACTTTGGGTGAACAACCTAACCTCCCTCCTCCTTTCCGTGACATAAACTCTGACAACTCAGATACAATTCGCCTCCTAGCTGACAAAGTCAAAATGACCAGTCAAGTATTCTTGTAA